Part of the Sodalinema gerasimenkoae IPPAS B-353 genome is shown below.
AACAAGACTGGGACAAACTCTGGCCCAAAATGGGTTGGAAAGACGGCAACAGTTGGACACGCTACCCCCAAGGCTTTACTTGGGATCTCAGCGCACCTAAGGGGCATCTACCACTATCGAATCAACTCCGTGGGGTCCGAGTGTTAGCAGCACTCTTTAACCACCCTGCTTTTCGTTAACGCCTCCGTTTTGAGGTTGCGTCTCGTCCCCTTGAGGGCGATCGCGATTTCAAAATCGCCCTTGGCGCCATGATGATGCGAACAGAATCTATGACCGATCTGGCCCCGACCCCCAATTCCCTAACCGCACTCCGTGATGGCGGTGTTCTTGACCGCAACTCGAGGGTAGTATTTCAGACTGCTGTAGAGACTGTTGCCCATGCTCTGGATCTCCCCATTGCCTGGATCTGGCTGCTCGACCATCGAGATCAAAAAATCGAGGTACAACGACTCAACGAGGAAGACGCCAGTCTCTCCTTGACGGGATTTAATCGGGATAACAAGCCGTCGTTGTTTTGTACCCAAGTTGTGGAAACTCAACAACCTCTGAGGGTTCGTGACGCCGCTCGTCACCCCGACTTCGCAAATCAACCTCTGGTTCAAGAGGATGGGGTGCGAGCCTATTTGGGGGTCCCCTTGATGACTCGGACTGGCGATTGTCTAGGAACCTTAGCCGTTATGGATACGGCCCCACGCTCCTTCGGCGTGCAGGAGGTAACCCTTGTTGAACTGGCGGCTGGGTTAGCTATGGTTCAGTTAGAATCTCCCTCAGCCCCGGGGTTGGCTCCTGAACCGAGGTCCTTTCCTCAGGAGCATCAGGAACCGGAACTATCCGCCTCAGCCATTCAAACTCAACTGCTGGATCGCTTTTTACAAGACTTGCGCACCCCCTTAACCTCCGTGATGGGGATGACCAGTGTGCTAAATCGGGAAATTTATGGCCCCTTGCGGCCCAAACAAAAGGAATATCTCGACATCATCCATAATAGCGGCCAGTATATGTTGGCGATGGTCGAAGAAATTCTGCTGTTACGGGAGTTGCGGGACTTCGATTCGAGTCAGTCCATGGCTTCTGTTGATTTGCATATGCTCTGTCAACAGGTGCTGAAAATTCTCGAACCCCTGGCGAGTCGGCGGGAACAACGGTTACTGCTGTCGATTGAAGAGGGCGATCGCCTCTGGACCCTGGATAAGGCCAAGTTTCAGCAACTGCTGTATCATCTCGTGGCACATCTGATTCAGGTCAGTGATCTCGGGGCGAGCTTACATCTCCAGGTTCGACGCCATTCCCCCAACCAGGTCGAGGTATCCTTAGCCACTTCCGACTCCCCCGGCCGGGAAAATCTTCCTCAAAGTGAATTAGAGCGATTTGGACTCCTATCCACCACGGCCACGCCCTCCAACTTGGCCGCGTCATCCCAACGGGAGGTCAGTCTGTTTGGTAAACTGCAAGCGAAGCCTATGCAGGCCGATGACCCAGATTTAGGGTTGTTCTTTGCCTGTCAACTGGTTCATGTCCAGGACGGAACCTTGACCATTCGAGGCTCGGCAACACAAGGCTATCGCTATGTTGTTGCCTTGGGCGATCGCCGTGATCCCCATGACTAAGCACCCCCTTGTGCGGTAAATTGGAGAGTATGTATAACGACGACCTCGGCACGATTGATAGTGAGAATAATCTTGAGAGTCCTCTGGATCAGTTGGGGGCGGCTGATGCCGATGATGCCGCTCGCCCGGATCCCGAGGCCATGTTGCCCTTGCTAGATGCAGCGGAGACGCCACAACGGATGTTGGCGGCCCGGGCCTTCTGTGAAATTCATGATGAACGAGCAATCCCGAAGTTGATTGCTTTGCTTGAAGATGCTTGTCCTCTGGTGCGTGTGAGCGCGTCCTATGCCTTGGGACGGAATACTCACCCTGATGCGGTTGACCCCCTCATTGCCCGCCTGGAGGATTGGAATGGCTATGTTCGTAAGGGGGTGGTCTGGGCCCTCGGCAACTGTGGCGATCGCCGGGCCCTCGACCCCTTGCTCGAAGCCCTACGCACGGATATTCCGGCGGTTCGTCTCTGGGCCGCCAGTTCCCTGGGACAGTTGGCGAAGGTGGGCTATGACACCATTGTCGGTGCTGTCCCGCCCTTGATTGAAGCCCTGCGCCAAGATAAGGTCTCGGCGGTTCGCAGTAATTGTGCTTGGGCCCTGGGACAGATTTGTCGTGAGTTACCCTCTAATGTGGTCTATGCGGGGGCGATCGATTCTCTCTTAGAAGCCCTACAAGAGGATGAGGATATGGGGGTTCAAGAAGATGCTCGCTCCTCCCTGTTGCGGGTAGGAGATCCCAGAGGCTTACAGGCGATCGAAGATTTGGAACGGGATGGCTGGATTTAGGGGTGGCGGCGGCTGAGTTTGAGGTTGACGAGGGAAAACCCCAACACCACCAGGAACAGGACTAAGCCAATGGCACAAGCATAGCCAATTTCTAGGCGATCAAAGGCCTGTTCATAGAGATAATAGACAATCGTTTTCGAGCGGTTGCGTGGCCCCCCCTGGGTCATGACATAGACCTCTTCAAAGACTTTCATCGCCGATAACGCGGAAATCGTCCCCACTAACAGCAGATAGGGACGCATTAGGGGAACGGTGATATCCCAATGTTTCCGCCAGCCATCGGACCCATCTAAGGCTGCCGCCTCATAGAGTTCGGCGGGGATCCCTTGTAAGCCGGCCAGGTAAATCACCATGTAATAGCCCAGGCCCTTCCAAACGGTAACCGCCATGACACTGAACAGGGCCAGGTGCGGACTGGTGAGCCAGGGAATCCCCGTCAGTCCAACTCCTGCTAAGAGTTGATTGAATAATCCCGTCTCCCCGTAAAGATATTTCCAAGCCAACCCCGCCACCACCATTGAGACAATGACTGGGGTGTAATAGGCGGCACGAAACCCCGCGATTCCTCGCAGCTTACGGTTGACCAGAATCGCCAGCAGTAGGGGCAGACTCACGAGCAGCGGCACGACGCAGACTAAGTATAATAGGGTCTGCCGTAGGGTTTGCCAGAAAATGGCATCTTGCCAGAGTCGCTGAAAGTTTGCCAGGCCTACCCATTGGGGGAGTTCGGTTAAATCATACTCATAGCGAGCGAAACTGAGTAGGAAGGCCTGGGCTGCCGGCAAAAACACCGTTAAAATGAGGAGGATTCCGGCGGGAAGTAGAAAGAGATAGGGAGTCAGGCGCGGTTTAAGGGCAGGGTCGGTCATGGGCGATCGCAATCCAGAATAAACCAGTTTAACGTGACGTATCCTTATTCGGTCGAGCCTCTGTGTGAACGAAGATGAGCCAACCCAGCCCCCAACTCCAGGAACAAACTCGGAAACTCCGCCAACAGTTGCAAGAGGCGGCCCATGCCTACTACGTTCTCGATGCTCCCATTATGGAAGATGAGGTGTACGATCGCCTCTATCGAGAACTGCAAGCCATCGAAGCCGAGTATCCGCAACTGATCGCGCCTGACAGTCCCACCCAGCGTGTCGGCGATAAACCAGCGGCTCAATTTACCTCCGTTCGCCACAGGATTCCCCTCTATAGCCTGGATAACGCCTTCACTATCGACGAGTTTGCCAAATGGCAAGATCGCTGGCAAACTCGTCTCGATTCCCCCATCACCCCTGAGTACATCTGTGAACTGAAAATCGACGGTTCGGCTCTGG
Proteins encoded:
- a CDS encoding GAF domain-containing sensor histidine kinase; the encoded protein is MTDLAPTPNSLTALRDGGVLDRNSRVVFQTAVETVAHALDLPIAWIWLLDHRDQKIEVQRLNEEDASLSLTGFNRDNKPSLFCTQVVETQQPLRVRDAARHPDFANQPLVQEDGVRAYLGVPLMTRTGDCLGTLAVMDTAPRSFGVQEVTLVELAAGLAMVQLESPSAPGLAPEPRSFPQEHQEPELSASAIQTQLLDRFLQDLRTPLTSVMGMTSVLNREIYGPLRPKQKEYLDIIHNSGQYMLAMVEEILLLRELRDFDSSQSMASVDLHMLCQQVLKILEPLASRREQRLLLSIEEGDRLWTLDKAKFQQLLYHLVAHLIQVSDLGASLHLQVRRHSPNQVEVSLATSDSPGRENLPQSELERFGLLSTTATPSNLAASSQREVSLFGKLQAKPMQADDPDLGLFFACQLVHVQDGTLTIRGSATQGYRYVVALGDRRDPHD
- a CDS encoding HEAT repeat domain-containing protein, whose translation is MYNDDLGTIDSENNLESPLDQLGAADADDAARPDPEAMLPLLDAAETPQRMLAARAFCEIHDERAIPKLIALLEDACPLVRVSASYALGRNTHPDAVDPLIARLEDWNGYVRKGVVWALGNCGDRRALDPLLEALRTDIPAVRLWAASSLGQLAKVGYDTIVGAVPPLIEALRQDKVSAVRSNCAWALGQICRELPSNVVYAGAIDSLLEALQEDEDMGVQEDARSSLLRVGDPRGLQAIEDLERDGWI
- a CDS encoding carbohydrate ABC transporter permease, which codes for MTDPALKPRLTPYLFLLPAGILLILTVFLPAAQAFLLSFARYEYDLTELPQWVGLANFQRLWQDAIFWQTLRQTLLYLVCVVPLLVSLPLLLAILVNRKLRGIAGFRAAYYTPVIVSMVVAGLAWKYLYGETGLFNQLLAGVGLTGIPWLTSPHLALFSVMAVTVWKGLGYYMVIYLAGLQGIPAELYEAAALDGSDGWRKHWDITVPLMRPYLLLVGTISALSAMKVFEEVYVMTQGGPRNRSKTIVYYLYEQAFDRLEIGYACAIGLVLFLVVLGFSLVNLKLSRRHP